In the Salvia splendens isolate huo1 chromosome 16, SspV2, whole genome shotgun sequence genome, GATTACATTGATCTGTATTACATACATAGAATTGACACCACTATACCCATTGAGGAAACAGTAAGTCTTTTTCACATAATCCTATATCAATCTTATTGTATTCTTGTTTTCACATTTTGTTGGTAATTTTTGCAGATGGAGGAACTCAAAAAATTAGTCGAAGAAGGTAAAATTAAGTACATTGGTCTATCTGAAGCTAATGCAGACACTATAAGAAGGGCACATGCTGTGCATCCCATAACAGCGTTACAAATGGAATATTCCCTTTGGACCCGTGACATCGAAGAAGAAATAATTCCTCTCTGCAGGTTTTTCCATCATCATTGAATAAAGCACTCCAGCAGGATAGATGTTCAGTTCAAATGCAACCATTTTAACCAACAATTCTTATCTCATAGTATATTGTGCACATATCTCATGTTATATTCTGTTGCTCGGATCAATCACGCATGCacattattatattcatttttaactTCTATTACTCTACTTCACTTTCAGAGCTTGATTCAAATCAAATGATTTTTTTGACCCCTTAAAATGGATGGCAGGGAACTTGGCATTGGTATAGTTCCATACTGCCCAGTTGGCCGTGGCCTTTTTGCTGGGAAGAAAGTTGTGGAAAACATACCTCAAGAAAGTTACTTGGTATGCCTGCAGTCTTCAAAACCGATTTCCTACTTGGTCGCTGTTTTAACTTAACTAATGGCAATAACGTTCTTTGACTAGCAATCACACCCAAGGTTTACAGGGGAGAATTGGGAAAAGAACAAGACAATCTATTATCGCCTAGAAGAATTGGCTAAGAAGCACGACTGTACTCCCGTTCAACTTGCTCTTTCATGGGTTCTTCATCAGGGTGCTGATGTAGTTCCTATTCCTGGTCAGtgactcttactgtgattttgcATTTCCTGTAATGAAATAATTCATTAGATAGGGCTATATAGACATAATAAAAACTTTAGATGATGACTTCTTGCAAGTACTGCTATTATTATCATTTGCATCATGATTTAACATGTAGCTGGGTATGAACCATTATCAATACAGGCCTAAAGCATAAATCAGTTGAATTTCTTCCATTAAGATGAAGGTTCTTGAAATTATAATAGCAGCAGCAATTTTcgtataaactaaaaaaaatatgagaagGCTCAGCTAATAAATCTCATATCTCTATTTCTCTTGTGATTTGTTTAGGAACAACTAAGATAAAGAATCTACATGAGAACGTCGGTTCTGTGAATGTGAAACTGACAGACGATGATCTGAAAGAGATCTGTGAAGCTGTCCCCGTTGAAGAAGTGGCAGGAGGGAGACAAGGTGAAGCTCTTTATAAGATATCATGGAAATTTGCTAACACCCCACAGCCAAAACCCAAGTGAAACAACATTTATAACCAGTTTGCGTCTTTGTTCTTCTGAAACTCCATGTTCAATTCCTATATGGAGTCAAATGACTGatgattaataattttatgCCAAAGGCGGATGCTGGCGATTATGAAATTTTGTTGGAATCTTCTTGTAGTAAGCTTATTGGCTTTCATTTATACATTTAGAGGTCAAGTTTgtggtgtttttgtttttggtaaACTCTATATGTTTGTTGTTGCGTACATGTGTGAAAGAGATCTCATAATAAGATCGAATATTCAGCAGTTGACGGTGTTCACCTATGAAGAATAGaggagagtttttttttaaatagaggAGAGTTGTATATAGAGCTTATGATTCCATCATAAAGAGAAGACTAAAAGCTTATAGTTGAATTGAGGGATCGTTAACTTATCTATTTGGTAGCAGTGATGTGATCTGACAAAATAGTTAAATGGTGAtaggatttaagaaaaaaaagatgATATGGGCAAATATAAGGATTTAGTAGTGTTATGAATTCTCTGCCACTGTTTTCTGATTTTCCGGCAGCCCTGAAGGAGTAGCACACTAGCACCCCCTTACCAAGTCGTATAAGAGCAACTTTCCGGCACTTGCAAAATGGTGTCCCAGATGTGCTCTGGTGACATGCAAATGTGGAGGCAACTCAGGCAACTAATCTACAACATAATGAGCTTATGAATAAACTACAAAAGTGATTCGATCTATCCAATTGAAAcattgattatttattttattttatacatttagtTTGTTACTAATTGAACAAATGAAACGTTGATTTTTgtgtaaattataaaattaatgatatTAATAATCATTTCAAAGTATTAGAACTAAATGAAAtggataaaatttaaaaaaataatactactaatatggATTAAACGATACTAATATCTACAGATGATGTTTACATAATGCATATGTGAATTAGTCTCTTAATATGAGTATGTGAATTCGTTGATTCATTTACAATTGTTAAAATATGTCAATTAAATTTTAGGGCAGAATCTTTTCctcaaaaccctaaaccctaaccccTTTCTTAAGAAAGTCCAGAACCTTCTACCACCATCCTTGGACTAGTAGCCTCCCTCTCTCTAAATATTTATTAGCCTTTACCACATTTGCAATAGCAAACCTTTGCACTCTCCAAATCCAGTTTCTGAGCAATGGCAGCGAGGCGACTGATCCCCACTCTCAACAGAGTTCTTGTGGAGAAAATTGTTCAGCCGTCCAAAACCACCGCCGGAATTCTCCTCCCTGAAAAATCATCCAAGGtattaaaattaattgatttctcCGTTTCTCTTTTCAGGAACCATTGATTTCGATTTGTATTTGATGGGAGATTTGATGTGATTGTGTGCAGTTGAACTCTGGTAAAGTGATTGCAGTTGGACCTGGGCTACGCGACAAAGCAGGGAATAATATCCCAGCTGTTGTGAAAGAAGGCGACACCGTTCTCTTGCCGGAATACGGCGGCACCCAAGTGAAATTGGGTGAAAAAGAGTAAGCTTTTATGGTCAAGATTGTGTCTGTTTAGAATCGTGTAATTTTTGGGGTATATTTTGACTGAGTTTTGGTTTGGGGTGGAATGCAGGTATCATTTGTTCAGAGATGAAGATATGTTGGGCACTTTGCATGACTGATTGGGGAatttgttcatgcgaattgtcaattGAGGTCTGATATGGGAATTTGGTTTTGCTATTTCTAAGTCTAGTTGCTGCTGCTACTTTTTCAATTGTACAACTCATTGAGACTGTTGCTATTATCTCTTTTCAAATCTAAGGATAATTCATTTAACTTGTGCTTTTGTGTTGATTTTGCTCTTAAATTTGATGCTTGTTGGAGCTGCTCTGAATTCCTTATCTAGGAAGACTAGATCGAAAGCATAAGTTCTGTGTTGGAGTTGTGCTTAAGTGATGAAACCGagattttatttgaattttagaAAGCCATATTGTAATTTTATGCCCTTTCTATCACAAGTGTTTGAATGTGGCCATGATAGCTAAAGTGTGGCCAGCAAATGTTTGCAGTCACAATCTGAGTACTTGTTTTACCATAGTTGTAATAGGAAGTAAGTCTTCAAAAACGTGAACTTGAATCTACTGAGGGGGCTAATGAGGATGCATAAAATATGTTGTtttgatgttttgttttgatcagATTACTTAGGTCATTTCTTAGATATTAGAGTGTAACACCACTTTTCCTTGGTCATGgaaaattaaaagagaaaaatttAAGCTTGTATTTAACAATTATTAGTGGGATAGTTGATGTTCCATTTAACAATGTATTGTTGGGGACTTTGTTCCTGCGAATTGTCAATTGAGGTCTGATATGGTTTTGGGATTTCTAAGTCtagttgctgctgctgcttttTCAATGGTACAACTCATTGAGATTGTTGCTATTATCTCTTTTGAATTCTAATGATGATTCATTTAACTTGTGCTTTTGTGTTGATTTTGTCCTGAAATTTGATGTTTGTTGGATAAATTTGGAGCTGCTTCTAAATCCTTTTACCTAGGAAGGATAGATAGAAAACATAGGTTCTGTGTTGGAATTGTGAAGGTGATGAACCGTATAAggttttattcaaattttagaAAACCAAATTGTATTGTGTATATTTCTGCTCTTTCTACTATCACAAGTGTTTGAATGTGGCCTTAATACTTGTTAGCTAGTATATATAGCCTGATATCATCTACTATTTGAATTACCAGCAAATGTTTGCTATCACAACTGAATACTTGTTTCATCATAGATAATTAGTTGTAATAAGAAGTAAGTCTTCAAAATTGCTGAGGGGGCTAATAGGAGTAGAAGTAGAACAATATGGTTTGGAGAAGTGGGAATGCATAAAATTTGTTGTTTCGACCAGATTAATTATGACATTTCTTAGATATTAGAGTGTAACACCACTTGTCCTTGACATGGAACGTTAAAAGAGAGAAATTTAAGCTTGCATTTAACAATTTATAAGGTAATTATGAATGCCTATGTAAACCAAGTGGGGTAGTTGATGTTCCATTTAACAATATACTATATTGTTGAAGATGTGTAATCTTTTGGGTGGAAGTGGAATATTCTTATAAGTTATCATACAAAGATGTTATATTCAAGGATCTTGTCATGTGATATTATATGTTATTCAATACATTAGGAGATTGTTTTATGTTGTTATGCAGCAACAAGGAAACTTCGTGACTAAAGTTGTGGAGCCAGATCCTCCtccattattaattattaatagtattattcttgTAAGACGAGATCAGTGAATCTTGGAAATCATTGATTAATAGATGTGTATTCATCTGCATCGTAGCTCATGTCCAACTTGAATAACTTAcatattcttcccccaaattatCGTAGACATTATTCAAGATTGAATTTGTGAATGTTGTTTGTCTTCAAGTGCAAATCATTAAATCCTTCCGTTATTAGTCTTCATATACTACTATGATTTACATAAGAATTTTACAGTTAGCAAATTTGTTTTGATCTCTACCAATTCTACATTCCCTCACAGAGAAGTTATTGAAGTCGTATAATAATGTTGCAACTATTTTCGTAGAACATTAGCGAACttttactactataattttcaGCACTTTCTAAATAATACGATTTGTAATATAATTCCGAAAAAATAACGTTGATATAATTCATTCTATTGCCCAAATTCATTCTACGTACAACTTTCATCCATgagtgtttgatttttttataaatgcgTTTATTAAATTCTCATTCGTTTGAAATGAGATGTCATCAAAACTCATTATCTACAACAATTTTATTATTACCACAATAATTCGGACATTTGCTAGGTTATTTATGGATAGATTGTAATAACATTTTTTACAatcatagtattttttttattatctcaATAACTATCATTTTCCATTTCAAAGGTACATCGGTTTTATTATTACCATAATAATTACAAATAAGGTCCATTTGACGTTGAGAAAATGGTGAAAATAGAAGTCaattttatggaaaaaaaaCCCATGGTCCATGGTGCCATCATATGTGAGAAAATAGATTGAATTAGGAAAGAAAAAACTCAAGAATCGAAGAAAGTTGAGGAAAATCGAGGGTTGACTCCCTAAAAAAACCAATTTGAAGGAAACCCATctctgtttctctctctctgtatTTGTGTATCATCATCCTATTTCATTCCTTCCCCTCCTACTGTGTCTGTTGTCCTGTCTGTCCGTTGTTGCCAGCACGTGCGTCCCTCTCTCACGTCACGTGCCCCGCCACCTCTCACAgctcctccctctccctccaccTACACACAGACCACCACGCCTGCGCCTCTGCATCACCAAATCAAATCGCCATTTGAAtcatgaaaatttgaattaccACAATCATCATTATCATGTGAAGAAAACCGC is a window encoding:
- the LOC121772431 gene encoding perakine reductase-like; protein product: MDAQISMERVKLGNQGLEVSKLGYGCMGLTGFYNAPISVEDGIAIVKEAFNNGITFFDTADVYGKEHSNEYMIGQALKELPREKVQLATKFGFFAFTSSGILVKGTPEYARSCCEASLKRLQVDYIDLYYIHRIDTTIPIEETMEELKKLVEEGKIKYIGLSEANADTIRRAHAVHPITALQMEYSLWTRDIEEEIIPLCRELGIGIVPYCPVGRGLFAGKKVVENIPQESYLQSHPRFTGENWEKNKTIYYRLEELAKKHDCTPVQLALSWVLHQGADVVPIPGTTKIKNLHENVGSVNVKLTDDDLKEICEAVPVEEVAGGRQGEALYKISWKFANTPQPKPK
- the LOC121772761 gene encoding 10 kDa chaperonin, mitochondrial-like; the protein is MAARRLIPTLNRVLVEKIVQPSKTTAGILLPEKSSKLNSGKVIAVGPGLRDKAGNNIPAVVKEGDTVLLPEYGGTQVKLGEKEYHLFRDEDMLGTLHD